From the Mycobacterium sp. 155 genome, the window CACCGCTGTCGGAGCCCGGTCGACCGTCGATGACGGATCGCGAACTATCAGCAGGACCAGCGAAATCACGATCGCCGCCGCGGCTATCCCCGCCGCGACGATCGCGGCCGCGGCCCGTCGGGTGCGGTACCACGGCACGGGCGCGGGTTTGAAATTCCAGGTGCTGGAATCGAAAGCATCGAAACCAGCGGTTGCGTCGTCGGCCTCACCGTCCGCCTGCTGCGCAGCGTCGGTCCAGAGGTAGTCGAAGCGACCCGCTGCTTCAGGTTCAGCCACGTTCTGATGTTAGCGGCACGACCTGCACAAACGCGCGATGATCGTGATGTCGACACGATCGGCCGTCCCTCACGGTAGGGTTCGGACGTCACGCCGGAGCCATTCACCGCAGCGACCAGTGTCGGTAACCGCGGCGCCATTGCTGCGCTTTCTGATCATCGGAAGGTTGGCAATGCTCACCAGAACAGCGCTTACTCGAATGTTGCAGCCAAAACTTATCCCGGGCGTCCTTGCCGCCGTTACGTGCCTCGTCGTCACGTCTGCGGTGGCATGCGCCCCACCGCAGAAAGACGGCGGCGGCGGGCAGACGGAATCGGGAGTCAAGGCCGCCGAGGCCACCTCTGCCGGGGCATGCGGCGGCATGGACGGCCTGGTCACCGCGGCCAAGGCCGAAGGCGAGCTCAACGTCATTGCTCTGCCCCCGGATTGGGCCAACTACGGCGCAATCATCAAGGCGTTCTCCGACAAGTACGGCATCAAAGTCACCTCGGCGCAGCCCGAGGCCTCCAGCCAGGAGGAGATCAACGCCGCCAATCAGCAGAAGGGCAAGAGCACCGCGCCCGATGTCTTCGATCTTGGACAGGCTGTGGCACTGTCGAACACCTCGATGTTCGCCCCGTACAAGGTGGCCACTTTCGACAGCATCCCGGCGAAGTTCAAGGATCCGAACGGGGTTTGGGTCAATGGCTACGGCGGTTATATGTCTATCGGGTTCGATTCGGCCAAAGTGCCTGCCATCACCGACGTTGACGACCTGCTCAAGCCCGAATACCACGGAAAGGTCGCTCTCAACGGCGATCCCACCCAGGCCGGTGCGGCGTTCTCCGGGGTGGTGATGGCGGCGCTGGCCCAGGGCGGGTCGGCCGACAACATCGCGCCGGGCGTCGACTTCTTCGGAAAGCTCCATCAGTTGGGCAATTTCCTGCCGGTCGACCCGACCCCGGCCACCATCGAGTCGGGCCAGACGCCTGTAGTCATCGACTGGAACTACACCAATGCCGCCGAAACCCAGAAGCTGCCCAGCTGGCAGGTCGTGGTGCCGCCGGACCACGCAGTCGCTGGTTACTACTTCCAGGCGATCAACAAAGCGGCCCCGCATCCGGCCGCGGCGCGGTTGTGGCAGGAGTTCCTGTTCAGTGACGAAGGCCAGAACCTGTTCATGGTGGGCGGTGTCCGGCCGGTGCGCGCAGATCAGATGGCCGTCGCGGGAACCGTCGACAAGAAGGCGTTCTCCAAACTCCCGTCGATCGACGGGCAGGTGGTCATCCCGACACCGGCCCAGACCGAAGCGGCCACCAAGTATCTGGCGGACAACTGGGCCAGGGCGATCGGCTGAGTCGGCCGGTGCCAGGGGCCGTTGTGGGTCGGCGGATCCGCGAAAGTCTGCCGCTGCTGCCGTTTCTCACGGTGGTCACCGTTTTTCTGATCGTGCCGACGGTGACAGTGGTGGTCATGGCCTTCTTCGCCGACGGATCTTTCTCGCTTGCGCGGATCATGGCGCTGTTCTCGCCGACGGCGCTCGCGGCCCTCGGCAAGAGCGTGCTGCTCTCGGGCAGCACGGCACTGATCGGGGCGGTGCTGGGTGCCGTGCTGGCCTGGTTGATTGTCAGCAGCCCGCCGTCGTCGATGGTCCGTCGCTCGGTGCTGGCGCTGTGCAGTGTGCTGGCCCAGTTCGGGGGTGTGGCATTGGCTTTCGCGTTCTTGGCGACGATCGGCCTCAACGGTGTGCTGACGATCTGGGTGCGTGAGCATCTGGGTTGGGACTTGGCCGGATCCGGCTGGTTGTACGGGCTGCCCGGGTTGATCCTGGTGTACACCTACTTTCAGATCCCGCTGATGGTGATCGTCTTTCTGCCCGCACTGGAGGGTCTGCGCGACCAGTGGCGTGAGGCCGCCGTCAACCTCGGGGCGTCCAGGTGGCAGTACTGGCGTGAGGTGGCGGTGCCGTTGTTGACCCCGGCGTTCCTCGGATCGGCGTTGTTGTTGTTCGCCAACGCCTTTGCCGCCTACGCGACCGCCGCCGCTCTGGTCAGCCAAGGAGCTCCGATCGTGCCGCTGCTGATCCGCGCGGCCCTCACCAGTGAGGTGGTGCTCGGTCAGTCCGGGTTCGCCTACGCGCTGGCGCTGGAGATGATCGTCGTGGTGGCGGCTGTGATGCTCGTCTACAACGCGCTGGTGCGGCGTACCGCGAGGTGGCTGAAATGACGCACGCGAGAACGACACTGCGGATCACACTGTGGGTGCTGTTCGGGTTGTTCTTCCTGTTCCCGCTGTACGCGATGGCGGACTTCTCCACGCGCAACCTGATCGAGGGCGGACGCACCCTGACGGCCTGGCGCAACCTGGTGGCCGACGAGACGCTGTATCAGGCGATCGTGATCTCGGTGTTGTTGGCGGTGTTCACCGTGGTCGCGATGCTGGTGCTGCTGGTGCCGACGATGATCTGGGTGCGGCTGCGGGCGCCGTGGGCCCGTCGTGCGATCGAATTTCTGTGCCTGTTGCCCTTGACGATTCCGGCCTTGGTGATCGTGGTGGGCCTGCGCAATGTCTACCTCTGGGTCACCTACTTCCTCGGGGAATCCGCGCTGACGCTGACGTTCGTCTACGTCGTACTCGTGCTGCCGTTCGCCTACCGGGCCCTCGACGCGGCGCTCGCGGCCATCGACCTGCGGACTCTGTCGGAGGCGGCTCGCTCGCTCGGCGCCGGCTGGGGCGCCACCATCGCACGGGTGATCGTGCCCAACATCTGGCCCGGAATCCTTTCCGCCGCTTTCATTTCCATCGCCGTGGTGCTCGGCGAATACACCATTGCGTCGCTGAGCGGTTACCAGACCCTGCAGGTGCAGATCGTCGCAATCGGTAAGAGCGACGGTCCGACGTCGGTGGCCGCCTCACTCGCGGTGCTGCTGTTGGGTTTCGTGCTGCTGCTGGCCCTGGCGGTTGTCACCCGCGGCCGCCGTCGGAGGGCGGGTGGTCCGAGGTGAGGAGCAATCGAGGTCTTGCCGTCGAACTCAATGACCTCACCCGGGTCTACGGCAGTGTCAAGGCGCTCGACGGACTGACGCTGCACATCGAGCCCGGCGAGTTGGTGGCTTTGCTCGGACCGTCGGGGTGCGGCAAGACCACAGCGCTGCGCATCTTGGCAGGTCTCGACGAGGCCACATCGGGCAGCGTGCTGGTCGGTGGGCGCGACGTGAGTTCGGTACCGGCTAACAAGCGCGATATGGGGATGGTGTTCCAGGCGTATAGCCTCTTCCCGCACCTGACCGTGCTGGACAACGTCGCTTTCGGGTTGAAGATGCGAGGAAAGAGCAAGGCCGACAGGCTTTCCCAGGCCGCGGACATGCTCGATTTGGTGGGCTTGAGCGAGCACAAGGACAAGTACGCCGACGAGCTTTCCGGCGGCCAGCAGCAGCGTGTCGCGCTGGCGCGGGCATTGGCGATCCGGCCGCGCGTGCTGCTGCTCGACGAGCCGCTCTCAGCGCTCGACGCGAAGGTGCGGGTGCAGTTGCGCGACGAGATCCGTCGGGTTCAGCTCGAGGTCGGCACCACGACGTTGTTCGTCACCCACGATCAGGAGGAGGCGCTGGCGGTTGCCGACAGGGTCGGGGTGATGAGCCAGGGCAAACTCGAACAGCTCGCAGCGCCGGCAAATCTGTACGCGAGCCCCGCGACACCGTTCGTTGCGGAGTTTGTCGGACTGAACAATCAGGTACCCGCGGAGGTTTCGGACGGGCGGGCTCTCCTGCTGGGTACTTCGGTCCCGACGCTGGCCGGCTCGGTCGATGCAGGTACGGGCACGGCGCTGGTGCGTCCCGAATCCATCATGGTCACCGCCGACACCGACGGTGCCGCTCGGGTCAGCTCGGTGGCGTTCCTCGGGCCGATCTCCCGGGTGTACGTGACGTTGCCCGACGGCGCGGTGCTGCATGCGCAGTTGGCAAGTTCAGCCGCCGAGGTGTTCAGCCCGGGGGACCCGGTGCGCGTCGGGGTACGGCCCGCGCCGGTGCTGGTGATCTGAACCGGGCTCAGACGTCCTTGACCGGTTCGATACCCAGATCGCGGTAGGTCACCAGCGCCGCGAACGGGACCCCGCGCTTGGCGAATCGTCCCGTCGCGACATCGCCGCGGTCGACCATCGGGATGACCCCGGTCACCACCGCACCCGCGGCGGCGACGCGCTCGTAGGCGATCTCGGTGGAGCCGCCGGTGCTGATCACATCGTCGACCAGCAGCACGCGGGTGCCGGGTTCGAGCCGGGTGCCTTCGATCCACTGCTCGCGGCCGCGGCTCTTCTGTTCCTTGCGCACCGAGAACCAGGCCTTGCCGGTGACCATCGCGACCCCGTGGGCCAGCGGGTCGGCACCCATGGTCAGACCGCCGACGGCGTCGAACTCGATGCCGCGGGCCGCGGCCAGATCGGCGACCGCGCGGCTGACGATCGTCATCCGCTCACCGGTGTCGATGGCGTACTTGCCGTCGATGTAGTCATGGCTGAGCTGGCCGCTGGCCAGCCGGAACGGCTCCTCGCGGTGCTCGTAGCCGCGCGTGCGGATCAGATCGAAGGCGGCGTGCCAGGTTTCCGGACGCTCGGCGGCAACAGACATACCCGCGATCGTATTGCACACGGCGTTGTGCGCCGATCCGGCCTGGGCGTGGTGCGCCTATCCGGCCTGGGCTCGCCTGGCCAACTCGACTGTCGCGGAACGCAATTCATCGAAGGAGCTGATCGGCGCGGCATAACCCACCCGCGTGTATGCCACCCCGCGGTCGGTGGCGACCCTCAGATCGAGGCCGTAGCGGTCAGCGCCCGTGCACACTGCGGCGGTGGTGTCGGGGTAGCCGCCGAGAGTGCGGGCCATCGCCAGCAGTGACGCAGCGTGGTCGGCGTTGAGATGCTCGATGGCGCCGGCAGCGTGCGGCGACACCGGGTCGGGCTCGGCGGCGGCGTAGGCCGCACCGGTGGCCGAGTCCATCCGGCCGTAGCCGCCGACCCAACGCACCCGGTCCACGCGCAGCACCCACAGCGAGAAATCGCTGTAGTCGATGTAGTACTTTGCCGCCGTGACCGCTGACAGGTGGGCGTCGCGGGCCGCAGCCGCCTCGGCACCGGCGGGGCGCTCGGCTACGCCGGCCAGGGTGACACGGGCGCTGGCGAGCGGATCCGACCCGGCCCCGGGCGCGACGATCGCGATGCTTGCCCGCGGATCCTGCGCGAGGTTGCGACCGTGCTCCGCGAGATTCGACACGCAGAGCACCGGAGCACCGTCCAGCAGCCCGTAGGTGACGAACGACGCCCACGGTGCGCCTTCGGCGGTGAGAGTGGCCAGCGTGCCGGAGTTGGTCGACTTGGCCACGGTGCGAGCTTCTTCGGCCGCTGATGGTCGCGCCGCCGGTACTTCGCGATCGTCAGGCGCCGACTCACCCACAGGGCATCCCTCATCGAATTGTTGGGGCCGATCTCCGCGGCGGACCGCCGCAGACAAGTTCGAATTCGGGAAAACCTAACCCGTCGCGGGCTCTTGTTCAACCGTGTTCTTTCCCGCAAACTCACTGGTGAGGCTGAATCACGTTGCTGGTGGGTGGAGTCGGTCGGGACGCCGGAAACCAGGCCTCGGCGCAACAGTTCTAGGACGGTTGAAAAGCCGCTCCTGTGGGTAGGTTTAACGCTGATGGAAGGCATCGACGGAGTGGCCGTGCAAGGTCTGGACATCCCGTTTGGCGCGTGGTTACCCCGGCAGCGGTGGTATGCCGGCCGGGGCCGCGCGTTGAGTGCAGCGCGCCCAGCGCTTGTGGTGCCGCTGCGAGACAACCTCCTGCTGGTGTTGTTGGACGTGTCGTACACGGACGGCACTCGTGAGCGCTATCAGGTGATCGTCGGGGTCGGTCGTCGAGACGGTTCAGATCACGGCCACGCCGGCGCGACCATCAGTATCGACGGTGATCGGATCGCTTACGACGCGTTGTTCGACCCGGATGCGGCACGCTATCTGCTGAAACTAATCGACGACGCGGCCACCGTCGGGGAGGTGGTTTTCACGAAGGAGCCGGACGCGGAGCTTCCCCTGGATGCCCCTGCCCGGGTCTCCACGGCCGAGCAGAGCAACACCAGCGTGGTGTTCGGGCAGGACGCCATGCTCAAGGTCTTCCGGCGGGTCACTGCCGGTGTGCATCCTGACATCGAACTCAACCGGGCTTTGGGCAGGGCGGGAAACCCCCATGTGGCTCGGCTGCTCGGATCGTTCGAAACCTCGTGGGACGGCGAGCCGTATGCGCTGGGTGTGGTGTCGGAGTTCGCCGCCGATGCGGTCGAAGGTTGGCACATGGCGACCACCGGTGGCGGTGATTTTGCGCAGGAGGCGCGTGCGCTCGGCGCAGCGGTGGCCTCGGTGCACACGTGCCTGGCTGACGCGCTGGGTACCGATTCCATCCCGTTTCCGGTGGACGTGATGCTGAGCCGGTTGACGACGGCCACGCAAGCGGTGCCCGAGCTGTACGACTTCGCTACGCGAATCAAGCAGCGCTACCGGGCCCTGGCGGGGCGGCAAATCACGGTGCAGCGCGTGCATGGTGACTTGCACCTGGGGCAGGTGCTCCGCACCCCTCAGCGCTGGTTGTTGATCGATTTCGAAGGTGAACCCGGAAAACCGTTGCAGCAGAGGCGTCGTCCAGATTCAGCGGTGCGCGATGTCGCGGGCATGTTGCGCTCGTTCGACTACGCGGCCTATCAACGACCGGGCGTTGCCGCTCAGGCTTGGGCCGACCGCAACAGTACGGCCTTCTGCGACGGTTATGCCGCAGAATCCGGTGTCGACCCACGCGACCCCGTCGACCTACTGGCGGCCTACGAGTTGGACAAGGCGGTGTATGAGGCCGCATACGAAGCCCGGCACCGCCCGGATTGGCTGCCCATCCCGATGGGGTCGATCGACCGGCTGGTGGGCTGAGTCCTTCCCGCGAGCAGACGCGCAGGCCCCTGACATGCCGCGCTTGGCGTACCCAAGTGTCTGTTCGGCGAGAAAAGTTACAGCGTGGCGATCTGGTAGTCGCCCAATTGGTCGATCAGCGTGTGCAACTGGTCTTGCGATGAGCCGAGAGTGTGTTCGATCGCGGTGAGCCGCGCCGCATAGTGCCCGACCGGATACTCCGCGGTGATACCGATGCCGCCGTGCAGCTGAATGGATTCCTGCGCGATGTGTCGGCCCGAGCGGCCGATCTGCAGCTTGGTACGCGCGGCCGTCACGGGATCGAAGTCACCGTCGGTGATCGACATCGATGCGTAGAGAGCCATGCTGCGGGCCAGCTCCAGTGATACGTACATATCGGCGGCCCGCTGCGTCAGAGTCTGGAACTTACTCAGTGTGACCCCGAATTGCTTGCGCGCCTTGAGGTAATCGGTGGTGAGACGTAGCGATTCCGCCATGGCGCCGACTGCCTCGGCGCACAGCCCCGCCGAGGCACGGATCAGCGCGTGCGTGATGGCCGTGCCGGCGTCCACCGCGTCACCGAGGGGATCGGCGAGTGTTTCGGCGAGGTCGATCTGGGCGCCCCGTTGCCCGTCGAACGTACGGTAGCTCTCCCGGGTGACTGTGGCCGCGTCGACGAGAAACAGTCCGGTCCCACCCCCGGGCAGGCCGGCGCTGACTATCAGTGTGTCGGCGTTGTCGCCGGCCAGCACCGGGTTCTTCCGGCCGGTGAGCACCCACGAATCACCTTGGTGGGCAGCGGTTGTGGTGACGGTACCGGTTCCGCGTAGGCCAGGCTCGGTGTGGGCGAAAGCCAGCAGTCGCTTGCCGGCAGCGACCTCGTCGAGCAGTTGACGCTGTGCGTCGGTGCCCACCTCGGCGATGATCGACCCTGGCACCAGCGCGCCGTGCAGCACGGGCTCGGGCGCCAGCCGGCGTCCGATCTCGCCCAGCACCACCATGATCTCGAGCGGGCCGCCGGCGTCTTCCTCGAAACCCAGTCCGAGGACTCCGATCTCGGCGAGCTGGGCCCACACCTGAGTGCTGTAGCCGGGGTCGGTGTCGACGACCTTGTTGCGCTTTTCGGTGTCGTAGCCCGACAACACATCGCGCGTGGTGTCGGCCAGCAGGGTCTGTTCTTCGGTCAGCTGAAAGTCCATGGTTCAACTCACAATCCGAGAATGGTCGACGCGATGATGGTGCGCTGAACTTCGTTGCTGCCGCCGTAGATCGAGGTTTTGCGATAGTTCAGATAGTGCGGTGCGGCCTCCTGGGCCCACTCGGGCGACGCGATCGTATTGCCGGCCTCGAATGGCAGCGCGTCCGGCCCGGCGACCTCGACCAGTAGTTCGGTGGCGGCCTGCTGCAGCTGACTGCCGCGCAACTTCAGCACCGATGACGCTGGGTTGGGCTTGCCGTCGGCGGAGTCCGACGTGACGCGCATCTGGGTGAGTTCCAGGGCCAGCACGTCGTTCTCGGCCTCGGCCAATCGCGCAGCGAACAAGGGGTCAGACAGCAAACCGGACTCCTTGGCTCGGGCCTTTACGTCGGCCAGCCACACTTTGGTGCGAGCCACCTGCGCGATGCCGGTGCGCTCGTTGCCGAGCAGGAACTTCGCGTAGGTCCAGCCCTGGTTCTCCTCACCGACCAGCTGGTCGGCCGGCACGCGTACGTCCTCGAAGAACACCTCGTTGACCTCGAAGCTGCCGTCGATGAGCTTGATCGGCCGCAGTATGACGCCCGGGGTGTTCATGTCGATGAGCAGGAAGGAGATGCCTGCCTGCTTCTTGGGGGCGTGCGGGTCGGTGCGGACCAGGCAGAAGATCCAGTCGGCGTACTGGCCGAGCGTGGTCCAGGTCTTCTGGCCGTTGACCACGTAGCTGTCCCCGTCGCGGACCGCGGTGGTGCGCAGCGAGGCCAAATCGGAGCCGGCCTCGGGCTCGGAGAAGCCCTGGCACCACCAGATGTCCAATGCGGCAGTCGGCGGGAGGAAGCGTTCCTTGACGGCCTGCGAGCCGAACTCGGCGATCACCGGACCGACCATCCGGGTATTGAAGGTCAACGGCTCCGGAACGCTGGCCAACTGCATCTCGTCGAGCCAGATCTGATGCTGAGTGGGCGTCCAATCCTTGCCGCCCCACTCGACGGGCCAGTTCGGCACAGCCAGGCCGTGCTCGTTCAAGATCTTGTGCGCGGTGACGATTCCGTCCTTGCCGAGCGGTTTACCCAGCCGGTTGCGTTCGCGGATCTCAGCGGGAACCTGGGTGGTGTAGAAGGTGCGCAGCTCGTCGCGGAACGCAGCCTCCTCCGGTGTGAGCGCCAGTTGCATGACCGTCTCCCTGTTCCGTGGATCTGACAGCACACTAAACCACCGGTTGGTTGGGAGACGAAAGAGCCTGGTCAGGGCTCAGAGTCAGCGCACCAGCCGGCGCAGCAACGCCGAGGCGGCGGCGACGCCGAGCACAGCCGCCACGATCAGCACCGTGACGTCGAGCGCCCAATTGGTCGGCGTGCCGATCAGCAGGCCGCGCAGGGCGTTGACCTCGTAGCTCAGCGGATTGACCGTGGACAGCCATCTGAGCCAGCCGGGCATGACGTCGACGGGGTAGAGCGCATTGGACGCGAAGAACAACGGCATCGTGATGGCTTGACCGATACCCATCAGCCGGTCCCGTTTGCGGACCAGCCCGGCCAGCGTCATCGACAGACACGCGAAGAATGCCGCGCCTAACGTCACGATGGCCATCGCGGCGAGGATCCGCAGCGGGTTCGCGGTCATCGGGATGCCCATCAGGTAGGCGAGTACCACGACGCCGACCACCTGCACCACGGAGCGCACGCCGGCCGCGAACGCCTTACCGGTCACCAGCGCCGACGCGGGTGCCGGCGTGACCATCAGCTTCGCCAGAATGCCCGCATCGCGATCCCAGATGATCTGGATGCCATAGAAGATCGAGATGAACAACGCGGACTGGGCGATGATGCCCGGTGCCAGAAACGTCAGATAGGGCACGCCACCGGTGTTGACCACGTGCAGCCGGCTGAAGGTCTGCCCGAAGATCAACAGCCACAGTGCCGGCTGGATCAGGCGGGTGAACAGCTCGGTGCGGTCGTAGCGCAGCTTCTGCAGCTCCACGAGGGCGAAGGCACCGACACGTACGGCCATGCCGCGGGCCCGCCGCCACCCGCGTGGCGCGAGGACAAGGCCCGTCGAAATAGGTGAATCAGAAGTAGGCGAATCAACTGACACGGCGTGCCGTCCTCCGGCTCGAACGAACCTCACCGATGCCCGAACGGCGGGTGTCCTCGCCGAGTTCGGACCCCGCATAGTGGCGGAAGACGTCCTCCAGCGTGGCGTCCTCGCCGTCGCCCGACACGGCCGCCTTGAGTTCGGCCGGGGTTCCGACCGCTTGCAGCCGGCCGTGGTGCATCAACGCCACCCGGTCGCACAGGGCATCTGCCTCGCCCATGTAGTGGGTGGTCAGCAGCACCGTCATACCGAACTCGGCCTGCATGCGCTGTACTTGTTCCCAGACACTGTCGCGGGCAATCGGATCGAGCCCCACCGTCGGTTCGTCCAGAATCAGCAGCAGCGGCCGATTGACCAACGCCTGGGCCAGTTCGAGGCGCCGCACCATGCCGCCGGAATAGGTGCTTGCGGGCTCGTCGGCGACGTCGAGCAGCTGCATCCCGTCGAGCGCCGTGGTGACACGTTCGCGAAGTTCGGTCCGCGGCACGTCGTAGAGGCGGGCGAACAGCTCGACGTTCTGCCTGCCGGTCAGTGCCGATTCGATCGAAAGTTGTTGCGGTACATAGCCGATGTTGTGCCGGATGTCCATGGTGCGGCGCTGCGCGTCCAGTCCGAAGATCCGCACTTCGCCCTGCTGGACCGGGGTCAATGTGGTGAGGACCCGCACGACGGTGGTCTTGCCCGCGCCGTTCGGGCCGAGTAGGCCCAGGGTCTCGCCTTGGTGCACTTGCAGGCTGAGATCCTCGACGGCGGTGAAGTGCCCGTAGCGATGGGTCAGGTGCCGGCAGTCGATGGCGAGCAGTTCGTCGTTCATGTGGACTCGATCTCCTCGGGGACGTCCCGTACCTCGGCCTGCTCCTGTAGCAGCCGGGTCAACTCGGCCAGCACGTCTAATCCTTTTGCTAACGCGTCAATTTGGGCACCGTTCAGCTGCGCCATGACAGTCGCCAGCGCGGTGCGGCGGGCGGCCCGGGATTCGTCGGCGAGCCGTTGGGCCGATTCCGTGAGCCTGAGCCGTCCCACTCGGCGATCAGCCTCATCGACGGTCCGGATCAGCAGCCCGTCGGCGACCAGTCGGGATACCAGTGTCGACGCGGTGTTGGGCATCAGGCTGAGTTCGATGGCGGACTCCCGCACCGAGATGCCCGGTCGACGACTCACCAGACGCACGAGTTCGGCCTGGGACTGGGTCAGTCCGGCTGAGCCCGATGTCGTCACCCCGGCGGCGCCGATGTCGAATCCGCCGCCGGTAGAGCGGCGCAGCTGTCGCCGGAATCGACCGACGACGCTGAACAGGTCGCTGATGAGATCTCTGCGGAAATCTACCACCCCACCACAATACCTCTGTAACAGAGGTATTGTCTCGCTCGTCGCGAACGTCTGTGAAGGTGATGTGGGTGCCGCGCGGATTGCCGCAGCCGTGGCCGCAGGGTAGCTGCCGCCGCTCTTCGGCTTCTACCCCCGGCCCGCCCGGCCGGCGGCATGAACCCGAAGACTCATGCCTGCGAGGCGGCCACGGCTGCTACTTGCCGAACGTACCATACTTCCTGGTACGGGCTGGGATATCAATGCTTCGAGCAACGCCCGACGCGGTGCTCAATCTCACTCGGCACGCAGCACCAACACCGCCCGGGCATCTACGTTGACCTTCGCCCCGGCTGCCAGCGGCGTATCAGCCGAGTTTGCGGCGCCGTCGATCGCGGCAGTGTTGATCACAGGCGTCCACTGCTGGCCGAACTCCTTCGGCGGCAGCACGAACTCGATCGGTTCGTAGTGCCCGTTGAAACACAGCAGGAACGAGTCGTCGACAACCTGCTGCCCGCGGACACTCAGATCGGGGATGCCGTGTCCGTTGAGATACACCGACACCGACTTGGCGTAGCCGGTTTCCCAGTCCTCCGCGGTCATGTCGGACCCGTCGGGCGCGAGCCAGGTGATATCGGGCACGTTGGGGGCGCCGGGCTGGCGAACCGGCCTGCCGTCGAAGAAGCGTCGCCGCCGGAACACCGGGTGGGCGGCTCGTAGCGCCGACACGATCTTGGTGAACTCGAGTAGGTCTTTGTCGGCGTTGGCCCAGTCGATCCAGGTGATTTCGCTGTCCTGGCAGTACCCGTTGTTGTTGCCGCCCTGGGTGCGGCCCAGTTCGTCGCCGTGGCAGATCATCGGAACACCTTGGGACAGCAGCAGAGTGGTGAGAAAGTTGCGTTCCTGCCTGGCCCGTAGCGCAAGGATCTCCGGATCGTCGGTGGGCCCCTCCACGCCGCAGTTCCACGAGCGGTTGTGGCTCTCGCCGTCGTTGTTGTCCTCGCCGTTGGCGTCGTTGTGCTTCTCGTTGTAGGACACCAGGTCTCGCAGCGTGAAGCCGTCGTGCGCGACGACGAAGTTGATGGACGCGACGGGACGGCGCGCGGTGTGCTCGTACAGGTCGGCCGAACCGGTCAGCCGGTAGGCGAACTCGTCGAGCGTGGCGGGCTCGCCGCGCCAGAAGTCGCGAACGGTGTCACGGTACTTGCCGTTCCACTCGGTCCACTGCGGCGGGAAGTTGCCCACCTGGTAGCCGCCGGGCCCGACGTCCCACGGCTCGGCGATCAGCTTGACCTGGCTGA encodes:
- a CDS encoding acyl-CoA dehydrogenase family protein; translated protein: MQLALTPEEAAFRDELRTFYTTQVPAEIRERNRLGKPLGKDGIVTAHKILNEHGLAVPNWPVEWGGKDWTPTQHQIWLDEMQLASVPEPLTFNTRMVGPVIAEFGSQAVKERFLPPTAALDIWWCQGFSEPEAGSDLASLRTTAVRDGDSYVVNGQKTWTTLGQYADWIFCLVRTDPHAPKKQAGISFLLIDMNTPGVILRPIKLIDGSFEVNEVFFEDVRVPADQLVGEENQGWTYAKFLLGNERTGIAQVARTKVWLADVKARAKESGLLSDPLFAARLAEAENDVLALELTQMRVTSDSADGKPNPASSVLKLRGSQLQQAATELLVEVAGPDALPFEAGNTIASPEWAQEAAPHYLNYRKTSIYGGSNEVQRTIIASTILGL
- a CDS encoding ABC transporter permease, translated to MAVRVGAFALVELQKLRYDRTELFTRLIQPALWLLIFGQTFSRLHVVNTGGVPYLTFLAPGIIAQSALFISIFYGIQIIWDRDAGILAKLMVTPAPASALVTGKAFAAGVRSVVQVVGVVVLAYLMGIPMTANPLRILAAMAIVTLGAAFFACLSMTLAGLVRKRDRLMGIGQAITMPLFFASNALYPVDVMPGWLRWLSTVNPLSYEVNALRGLLIGTPTNWALDVTVLIVAAVLGVAAASALLRRLVR
- a CDS encoding ATP-binding cassette domain-containing protein, which produces MNDELLAIDCRHLTHRYGHFTAVEDLSLQVHQGETLGLLGPNGAGKTTVVRVLTTLTPVQQGEVRIFGLDAQRRTMDIRHNIGYVPQQLSIESALTGRQNVELFARLYDVPRTELRERVTTALDGMQLLDVADEPASTYSGGMVRRLELAQALVNRPLLLILDEPTVGLDPIARDSVWEQVQRMQAEFGMTVLLTTHYMGEADALCDRVALMHHGRLQAVGTPAELKAAVSGDGEDATLEDVFRHYAGSELGEDTRRSGIGEVRSSRRTARRVS
- a CDS encoding MarR family winged helix-turn-helix transcriptional regulator; amino-acid sequence: MVDFRRDLISDLFSVVGRFRRQLRRSTGGGFDIGAAGVTTSGSAGLTQSQAELVRLVSRRPGISVRESAIELSLMPNTASTLVSRLVADGLLIRTVDEADRRVGRLRLTESAQRLADESRAARRTALATVMAQLNGAQIDALAKGLDVLAELTRLLQEQAEVRDVPEEIEST